A window from Methanomassiliicoccus sp. encodes these proteins:
- a CDS encoding FtsX-like permease family protein, producing the protein MRPFARCITLGIASRAVRNIARRKVRVLLAVVAISVSMAIMVSIPAGLNASQSAVEQLNDQMGVDYATQAAEIENTSSLIEVGNTGSSTSQQGGEMSRSSSGSSSEINETVMETVEALDGVESVIPYVSMTEGMPSRDDFFGGGNGTMPSGGVPPSGMNGTMPDMTSMRNMLSDVVKVLGVTLTENAISNYSVLPTTILEGRNLYANETGSVLLTENLTAYYDTELGGTVTIQNQTFTVVGIYQNTSTMGNRTVFMSIADAQEIYAMGTSVSYLYVYAENSDDVSTIASAIKLAYSDVTVSTMADRLAQLTALQEMSEKTLSNAETTLQQTQNTATQLMIIAVVATGLIILFVMLYTVKERTKEIGVLKTLGFSKRAVIAQFVLEGTIVAAIAGAVGAAIGWISSSTLSSLLLPSSTTEQAGRGVQQASSLAIQPDLTWVAIAFLLVVAMGAVGSMYPAWRASRTRPVEALKNE; encoded by the coding sequence ATGAGGCCCTTTGCGAGGTGCATCACTTTGGGAATAGCCAGCAGGGCCGTGAGGAACATCGCGCGCCGGAAGGTACGCGTCCTCCTCGCTGTTGTGGCCATCAGCGTCTCGATGGCCATCATGGTGTCCATACCGGCGGGCTTGAACGCGAGCCAGTCGGCGGTGGAGCAGTTGAACGATCAGATGGGAGTGGATTACGCCACGCAGGCCGCGGAGATAGAGAACACATCGTCCCTTATCGAGGTCGGCAACACCGGCAGCTCGACCAGTCAGCAGGGCGGGGAGATGTCGCGGTCCAGTTCCGGGAGCTCTTCGGAGATCAACGAGACGGTCATGGAGACCGTAGAAGCGCTGGACGGGGTGGAGTCGGTCATTCCCTACGTCAGCATGACCGAGGGCATGCCGTCCAGGGACGACTTCTTCGGAGGCGGTAACGGCACCATGCCGAGCGGAGGCGTTCCCCCATCAGGCATGAACGGCACCATGCCGGACATGACCAGCATGAGAAACATGCTGTCCGACGTGGTCAAGGTGCTGGGCGTGACCCTCACCGAGAACGCCATCAGTAACTACAGCGTGCTGCCCACCACCATCCTGGAGGGAAGGAACCTCTATGCCAACGAGACCGGGTCGGTCCTCCTGACCGAGAACCTGACCGCCTACTACGATACCGAGCTGGGCGGCACCGTTACTATCCAGAACCAGACCTTCACCGTGGTCGGCATCTACCAGAACACCTCCACCATGGGCAACCGCACCGTATTCATGAGCATCGCCGATGCCCAAGAGATCTACGCAATGGGCACATCGGTCTCCTACCTGTACGTGTATGCGGAGAACAGCGATGATGTGAGCACCATCGCCTCGGCCATCAAGCTGGCCTACAGCGATGTGACCGTCTCCACCATGGCCGATAGGCTGGCCCAGCTCACCGCGCTCCAAGAGATGAGCGAGAAGACCCTGAGCAACGCTGAGACGACATTGCAGCAGACCCAGAACACCGCGACCCAGCTGATGATCATCGCCGTGGTCGCCACCGGGCTCATCATCCTGTTCGTCATGCTGTACACTGTCAAGGAACGGACCAAGGAGATCGGGGTCCTCAAGACCTTGGGGTTCAGCAAGAGAGCGGTGATCGCCCAGTTCGTGCTCGAGGGGACAATCGTGGCGGCCATTGCCGGGGCGGTGGGAGCGGCAATTGGATGGATCAGCTCATCCACTCTCTCCTCCCTCCTCCTGCCCTCGTCCACGACCGAACAGGCGGGGCGCGGCGTGCAGCAGGCCTCCAGCCTGGCCATTCAACCGGATCTCACGTGGGTGGCCATCGCCTTCCTGCTGGTGGTGGCCATGGGAGCGGTGGGGAGCATGTATCCCGCCTGGAGGGCGTCCAGAACCAGACCTGTGGAGGCGCTTAAGAATGAGTGA
- a CDS encoding BlaI/MecI/CopY family transcriptional regulator: MCAKEKCILPQYSLEGISTDSFLGPLESKILDTIWSSGKRPLTVREVHQSMGKDSNLAYTTIMTTMNRLYEKGLLDREVKSGKGGLHYAYWPKLEKEAFERTAIQGVLDSLIDKFGEKVTDCFVERVSMDKEGLKRLKRELGRIEEER; this comes from the coding sequence ATGTGCGCCAAGGAGAAATGCATCCTCCCCCAGTACAGCCTGGAAGGGATAAGCACCGATTCCTTCCTGGGGCCTCTGGAGTCCAAGATACTGGACACCATTTGGTCATCGGGCAAGCGACCCCTCACTGTCAGAGAGGTACACCAATCAATGGGCAAGGACAGCAACCTTGCGTATACCACCATCATGACCACCATGAACCGCCTCTACGAGAAGGGACTGCTGGACCGTGAGGTGAAGAGCGGCAAGGGTGGACTACACTACGCCTACTGGCCGAAGCTGGAGAAGGAGGCCTTCGAACGGACCGCCATCCAAGGGGTCCTGGACAGCCTGATCGACAAGTTCGGGGAGAAGGTGACCGACTGCTTCGTGGAGAGGGTCTCGATGGATAAAGAGGGACTCAAGCGGTTGAAGAGAGAGTTGGGCAGGATCGAGGAAGAGCGATGA
- a CDS encoding PLP-dependent aspartate aminotransferase family protein, with amino-acid sequence MRFETRAVHAGEEPERHANGDVVAPIHMSSTFARNKVSDPPNGYEYSRAANPTRSALENRLAAIEDGAGALAFASGLAAEAMIMFLLRPGDRTVACDDIYGGTFRLFRQCFSNFGMGFDFVDLSDPGLVDSALEERTSMLWIESPTNPLLKVYDIRALARKAHEANPESLVVVDNTFASPYFQRPLELGADLVVHSTTKYIGGHSDVIGGCLVGRDPELVEKLRFYQKSIGAVPGPQECFLTLRGIKTLHLRMRSHAENAMAVARFLEEHELVEKVNYPGLESHPQHELARRQMSGFSGMVSFELKEGLDPRRVVEATKVFSLAESLGGVESLIEYPSLMSHASIPLEERRRSGLRDGLIRLSVGIEAVDDLIEDLDQALAQAK; translated from the coding sequence ATGAGGTTCGAGACCAGGGCAGTGCACGCCGGAGAGGAGCCCGAGAGACATGCCAACGGGGATGTGGTCGCCCCCATCCACATGAGCTCCACCTTCGCTCGCAACAAGGTGAGCGACCCTCCCAACGGATACGAGTATTCCCGCGCCGCTAATCCGACTAGGAGCGCGCTCGAGAACCGTTTAGCTGCTATCGAGGACGGGGCCGGGGCGCTGGCTTTCGCTTCGGGTCTGGCGGCCGAGGCCATGATCATGTTCCTGCTGCGGCCGGGGGACCGCACGGTAGCATGCGACGACATCTACGGGGGTACCTTCCGGCTGTTCCGACAGTGTTTTTCCAACTTTGGCATGGGCTTCGACTTCGTCGATCTTTCCGATCCAGGTCTGGTGGACTCGGCCCTCGAGGAGAGGACATCGATGCTGTGGATCGAGAGCCCGACCAATCCCCTGTTGAAGGTCTACGACATAAGGGCGCTAGCTCGGAAGGCCCATGAGGCCAACCCCGAATCCCTGGTGGTCGTGGACAACACCTTTGCCAGCCCCTACTTCCAGCGACCGCTGGAGCTGGGGGCAGACCTGGTGGTCCACTCCACCACCAAGTACATCGGAGGGCACTCCGACGTCATCGGAGGCTGCCTGGTGGGGCGGGACCCCGAGCTGGTGGAAAAGCTGAGGTTCTACCAAAAGTCTATCGGCGCGGTGCCCGGCCCCCAGGAATGCTTCCTCACGCTCCGGGGGATTAAGACCCTTCACCTCAGGATGAGGAGCCACGCGGAGAACGCCATGGCCGTGGCGAGGTTCCTGGAAGAGCACGAGCTCGTGGAAAAGGTCAACTATCCGGGGCTGGAAAGCCATCCCCAGCACGAGCTTGCCCGGAGACAGATGAGCGGCTTCTCAGGCATGGTATCCTTCGAGTTGAAGGAGGGACTGGACCCCCGCAGAGTCGTGGAGGCGACCAAGGTCTTTTCGCTGGCCGAGAGCCTGGGCGGGGTAGAATCGCTAATAGAGTATCCCAGCCTCATGTCCCATGCCTCCATCCCCCTGGAGGAGAGACGGAGGTCGGGGCTCCGGGACGGACTGATTCGCCTCTCCGTTGGTATCGAGGCGGTCGATGACCTCATCGAGGACTTGGACCAGGCACTTGCGCAAGCGAAGTGA
- a CDS encoding M48 family metalloprotease: MDQIVLQLMQPSFYYSTAMMAIVMVISVLLIRINGTWGAGRKSVLLVAPMGAALLTLLLFPPSITVPSAMEFLPHQLVDAQAPPGVAFVPATGTAVRSVLSITGTLGVVGLILGALSVAVSLTFSARLTRRLLQVVDLQRTDFPELTSDVEEIAGRLGVPVPRIGLVEDLRPNAFTFGTGRGATVVFSLGVLTVLDRLELQAVAAHELAHIKNRDLWFKASTKALAWMFFFHPAAHLAARAAHRERERLADETAGSVMGERASLIRAIEKVTTICERDTSRPSLASRFGLSMTLSLLERGSLMSDHPSLADRTRQFSDECIRRRLGPTACLLLSLAVVLAGIALVVSMGEVRADILDSVLSPHVPTEVLPDLGPRELAYHASWDEGGHHPLIHGDRPHFDQWARQNTTICHSSYYHSK, from the coding sequence GTGGACCAGATTGTTCTGCAGCTGATGCAACCGTCCTTCTACTACTCCACGGCCATGATGGCCATAGTCATGGTCATCTCGGTCCTACTGATAAGGATCAACGGAACGTGGGGAGCGGGGCGGAAGAGCGTTCTCCTGGTCGCGCCCATGGGCGCCGCCCTCCTGACCCTGCTTCTCTTTCCTCCTTCGATCACCGTACCGTCAGCGATGGAGTTCCTGCCCCATCAGCTGGTCGACGCACAGGCTCCGCCGGGCGTGGCGTTCGTCCCCGCCACCGGGACGGCGGTGCGTAGCGTCCTCTCGATCACCGGGACATTGGGGGTCGTGGGCCTGATCCTTGGGGCGCTCTCCGTGGCGGTCTCCCTCACTTTCTCCGCCCGTCTGACTCGAAGACTGCTTCAGGTCGTGGACCTGCAGCGGACGGATTTTCCCGAGCTCACCTCGGACGTGGAGGAGATCGCAGGACGGCTGGGTGTTCCCGTACCGCGGATCGGACTGGTAGAGGACCTCCGCCCTAATGCCTTCACCTTCGGCACCGGAAGGGGGGCCACTGTGGTATTCTCTCTGGGCGTGCTCACCGTGCTCGATCGGCTGGAGCTCCAAGCGGTAGCCGCCCACGAGCTAGCGCACATCAAGAACCGCGACCTGTGGTTCAAGGCGTCGACCAAAGCGCTGGCCTGGATGTTCTTCTTCCATCCCGCAGCCCACCTGGCGGCCAGGGCCGCTCATCGGGAACGGGAGCGTCTGGCGGACGAGACCGCGGGATCAGTCATGGGAGAGAGGGCATCGCTGATACGGGCAATCGAAAAGGTGACTACGATATGCGAGCGGGACACCTCCCGACCGTCGCTGGCTTCCCGGTTCGGCCTGAGCATGACCCTATCGCTCCTGGAGCGGGGATCCCTGATGTCCGACCATCCCTCCCTCGCCGACCGCACCAGGCAGTTCAGCGATGAGTGCATCCGCCGAAGGCTCGGTCCCACCGCCTGCCTACTCCTTTCCCTGGCGGTTGTCCTGGCAGGGATCGCCCTTGTTGTCAGCATGGGAGAGGTCAGGGCAGACATACTTGACAGCGTGCTATCTCCCCATGTCCCGACCGAGGTCCTGCCGGACCTGGGACCCCGGGAGTTGGCATACCATGCATCGTGGGACGAGGGAGGCCATCACCCCCTGATCCATGGCGATCGTCCACACTTCGACCAATGGGCCCGGCAAAATACCACTATTTGTCATAGTAGTTACTATCACTCGAAGTAA
- a CDS encoding citrate/2-methylcitrate synthase: MVATENKGLRGIVAATTHISNVDGAAGKLTYRGYSIEDLARESTFEEVAYLLIHGTLPTADQLADFSRDLAAHRKLPSAFIASLDMLPMNTPPMAILQAGVSLLAGYDPDIYDESMEANQRKAMRVIGLMPTIIAAWKRLKNNQGSVEPDESLPHATNFLHMIKGRRPSEEMARFMDVSMILHAEHTFNASTFTARVVASTGADMYASLAAGIGALSGPLHGGANAQVMRNLLDTKDPENVEAWVEDQFKRGKRVSGMGHAVYKTIDPRARILQNMAQSVVKDHPEYRWYEMTERMALATQDVLRKKKGKEIYPNVDLYSASVYHAMGIHHEFFPAVFAMSRSAGWCAHILEEKFPHRPVKPTLYRPESTYVGPCEREWVPIDER; this comes from the coding sequence ATGGTCGCTACCGAGAACAAGGGCCTCAGGGGGATAGTGGCCGCCACCACCCACATCAGCAACGTGGATGGTGCGGCAGGCAAGTTGACCTATCGAGGCTACAGCATAGAGGACCTGGCCCGGGAGTCCACGTTCGAGGAGGTGGCCTATCTCCTCATCCACGGCACCCTCCCTACAGCCGACCAGCTAGCGGATTTCTCTCGCGACCTTGCCGCACACCGAAAGCTCCCCAGCGCCTTCATCGCCTCCCTGGACATGTTGCCGATGAACACCCCGCCGATGGCCATATTGCAGGCTGGGGTATCGCTCCTCGCCGGCTATGACCCGGACATCTACGATGAGTCGATGGAGGCCAACCAACGGAAGGCCATGCGGGTCATCGGACTGATGCCCACCATCATCGCCGCGTGGAAGCGGCTGAAGAACAACCAGGGCTCGGTGGAGCCAGACGAGTCTCTTCCCCATGCCACTAACTTCCTGCACATGATCAAGGGCCGCAGGCCGTCGGAGGAGATGGCCCGGTTCATGGACGTGTCCATGATCTTGCACGCCGAGCACACTTTCAATGCCTCCACCTTCACCGCGAGGGTGGTCGCGTCCACCGGGGCGGACATGTACGCCTCGCTGGCCGCGGGCATAGGGGCGCTCTCGGGCCCGTTGCACGGCGGGGCCAACGCCCAGGTCATGAGGAACCTGCTGGATACAAAGGACCCAGAGAACGTGGAGGCCTGGGTTGAGGACCAGTTCAAGCGAGGGAAGAGGGTCTCGGGTATGGGGCACGCGGTGTACAAGACCATCGATCCCCGGGCCAGGATCCTCCAGAACATGGCCCAGTCAGTGGTCAAGGACCACCCCGAGTACCGGTGGTACGAGATGACCGAGCGGATGGCCCTGGCCACTCAGGACGTCCTCAGGAAGAAGAAGGGCAAGGAGATCTACCCCAACGTCGATCTATACAGCGCTTCGGTATACCACGCCATGGGCATCCACCACGAGTTCTTCCCCGCGGTCTTCGCCATGTCTCGCTCGGCCGGATGGTGCGCCCACATCCTTGAGGAAAAGTTCCCCCACCGGCCGGTGAAGCCCACCCTCTACCGCCCGGAGAGCACCTATGTCGGCCCGTGTGAGCGGGAGTGGGTGCCCATTGACGAGCGGTGA
- a CDS encoding ABC transporter ATP-binding protein, translating to MSENVLKADSLTRVFEMGERNVIGIRGVNLEVERGESIAIKGPSGSGKTTLLTILGCLDRPTEGRLAIDGLDVTDLSEGQLSEIRSKKIGFVFQSFNLMPFLNAQENVELPMELTGLTKQERRDKAKALLATVGLADRGEHRPNKLSAGEQQRVAIARALANDPAILLADEPTGNLDSKNKMEIVRLLRKLNQEHGMTTIMVTHDNRVASMMGRVVFIKDGTVRSNKKQSVQTLPGPEDEEDEE from the coding sequence ATGAGTGAGAACGTGCTGAAGGCCGATAGCCTGACCAGGGTGTTCGAGATGGGAGAGCGCAACGTCATCGGGATCAGGGGGGTGAACCTCGAGGTCGAGAGGGGCGAATCCATCGCCATCAAGGGCCCCTCCGGTTCCGGCAAGACTACGCTCCTTACCATCCTGGGATGCCTGGATCGACCGACCGAGGGCCGGCTGGCCATAGACGGCCTGGACGTCACCGACCTATCCGAGGGGCAGTTGTCGGAGATCCGGAGCAAGAAGATCGGCTTCGTGTTCCAGAGCTTCAACCTAATGCCATTCCTGAACGCCCAGGAGAACGTCGAGCTCCCCATGGAGCTGACCGGTCTGACCAAGCAGGAACGGCGGGATAAGGCCAAGGCGCTGCTGGCAACGGTAGGCCTGGCCGACCGCGGCGAGCACCGGCCGAACAAGCTCAGCGCCGGGGAACAGCAGCGGGTGGCCATCGCCCGGGCCCTGGCCAACGACCCGGCGATCCTCCTGGCGGACGAGCCAACCGGAAACCTGGACTCGAAGAACAAGATGGAAATCGTCCGCCTCCTGCGTAAACTGAATCAGGAGCACGGGATGACCACCATCATGGTCACCCACGACAATCGGGTGGCCTCGATGATGGGGCGGGTGGTGTTCATCAAGGATGGCACCGTGCGGTCGAACAAGAAGCAGTCTGTGCAGACCCTCCCCGGACCGGAGGACGAGGAGGATGAGGAGTAA
- a CDS encoding M3 family oligoendopeptidase: MSEMNWDLSVLVESTQPERIRELLAAMVADYARFAHSYRGRIEELNPVGLAEMLRAKDELFLRHEGVMTYCMLTFTADQSDPVANALNHASSRAATEADQHTAFLSVELGRLLAARPQLIDEPSLRDHRHYLERYLRIAPHLLSEQEEKLVSAKDRTGVSAWSKLQSKWLSSRRFRMTIKGEEKVLSMGEMVPYIYDPDRETRKAAYLAMGTTLSEDRLLWSDALAAIWTDHIEMGKLRSYPSPLTSSLIANDVEERTITTLMEVVRKNAPVCQRYFAIKAGLLGLDRLGNWDLRAPLPGMVDAERTWEEARELLIAVYAHFDPQFGEWVEDMFDRRRLDGQVRKGKRTGAFCDTWVGGKSAFILSSYNGRVNDMYTLAHELGHAVHAYLYTREQNPSNCSVSLCVAECGSMFGELLLTERLLAEAASDEEKRSVLVRVMNSFAQTVYQEGFRYFFEMDMAKAVAEGRFLDGDAIADLWMKAQRSLYGDIEYLPETRWDWARFPHHYFADIRFYEYPYVFAQLFVFALFRLYREQGAAFVPKFKALLSAGSSQSPLQLASELGFDIGQEEFWQKGIDQAKEYLAELERLG, encoded by the coding sequence ATGTCGGAGATGAATTGGGACCTGTCGGTGCTGGTCGAGAGCACTCAGCCGGAGCGGATCAGGGAATTGCTCGCGGCGATGGTCGCGGACTACGCGCGGTTCGCCCATAGTTACCGTGGCCGGATCGAGGAGTTGAATCCTGTGGGCCTGGCGGAGATGCTCAGGGCCAAGGACGAACTCTTCCTAAGGCACGAGGGCGTCATGACCTATTGCATGCTGACCTTCACCGCCGACCAGTCCGACCCGGTGGCCAACGCCCTCAATCATGCCAGCTCCCGGGCGGCGACCGAGGCCGACCAGCACACCGCTTTCCTGTCGGTGGAGCTGGGCCGCCTGCTGGCCGCCCGCCCCCAGCTGATCGACGAACCTTCCCTGCGAGACCATCGTCACTACCTCGAGCGCTACCTCCGCATCGCGCCGCACCTGCTGTCGGAGCAGGAGGAGAAGCTGGTCTCGGCCAAGGACCGCACGGGCGTATCCGCATGGTCGAAACTGCAGAGCAAATGGCTCAGCTCCCGCCGATTCCGCATGACGATCAAGGGGGAGGAGAAGGTCCTGTCCATGGGGGAGATGGTGCCCTACATCTACGACCCGGATCGCGAGACCAGGAAGGCCGCCTATCTGGCCATGGGAACCACCTTGAGCGAGGACCGTCTGCTGTGGTCCGATGCCCTCGCCGCCATCTGGACCGATCACATCGAGATGGGGAAGCTGCGATCGTACCCTTCGCCCCTCACCTCCAGTCTCATTGCCAACGATGTCGAGGAGAGGACCATCACCACCCTGATGGAGGTAGTGAGGAAGAACGCCCCGGTGTGCCAGCGGTACTTCGCGATCAAGGCGGGTCTGCTCGGCCTGGATCGACTGGGCAACTGGGACCTGCGCGCCCCCCTCCCCGGCATGGTGGACGCCGAGAGGACCTGGGAGGAGGCCCGGGAGCTGTTGATCGCAGTATATGCGCACTTCGATCCCCAGTTCGGAGAGTGGGTCGAGGATATGTTCGACCGTCGCCGTCTTGACGGTCAGGTCCGTAAAGGGAAGAGGACCGGAGCGTTCTGCGACACCTGGGTGGGCGGCAAATCGGCATTCATTCTGTCGAGCTACAACGGCCGGGTGAACGACATGTACACCCTCGCCCACGAGCTGGGGCACGCGGTGCACGCATATCTCTATACCAGGGAGCAGAACCCGAGCAACTGCAGCGTCAGCCTGTGCGTGGCCGAGTGCGGCAGCATGTTCGGGGAACTGCTCCTGACCGAGCGCCTGCTGGCCGAGGCGGCATCGGATGAGGAGAAGCGCTCTGTACTGGTGAGGGTGATGAACAGCTTCGCCCAGACCGTGTATCAGGAAGGCTTCCGGTACTTCTTCGAGATGGATATGGCCAAGGCGGTCGCGGAGGGCAGGTTCCTCGACGGGGATGCCATAGCCGACCTGTGGATGAAGGCTCAAAGGTCCCTGTACGGTGACATCGAGTACCTGCCGGAGACGCGGTGGGACTGGGCCAGATTCCCCCATCACTACTTCGCCGACATCCGATTCTACGAATATCCCTACGTCTTCGCCCAGCTGTTCGTGTTCGCCCTGTTCCGGCTGTATCGGGAGCAGGGGGCGGCATTCGTGCCGAAGTTCAAGGCCCTGCTCTCCGCCGGGTCCAGCCAGTCGCCCCTCCAGCTCGCCTCCGAGCTCGGGTTCGACATCGGTCAGGAGGAGTTCTGGCAGAAGGGAATCGACCAGGCCAAGGAGTACCTGGCGGAGCTGGAGCGGCTAGGCTGA
- a CDS encoding MIP/aquaporin family protein, whose product MPTLKQNLLAEFIGSLFLVVVAIASTILPFNVLGGDMALSVFVNAFAVALVLFALIETFASISGAHFNPAVTIALLVSKDVRPRVAACYIAAQFAGGFIGLLTAHLMFYDTTSTLLVLSDNVKSPATFFSEFVGTFMLVGVIIGCVRGGSSKTSLAVAFLVGGLLVTTSSTMFANPMVTFNRMFTYAICGIAPQSAVFFIIAEILGALAASLTFCYIFPSRVQDKCDPYDCRKPSLIRLPPTNGRT is encoded by the coding sequence ATGCCCACGCTGAAGCAGAACCTACTAGCCGAGTTCATCGGATCGCTGTTCCTGGTCGTTGTGGCCATTGCGTCCACAATCCTGCCCTTCAACGTCCTGGGCGGCGACATGGCCCTATCAGTATTCGTCAATGCCTTCGCTGTAGCACTAGTCTTATTCGCATTGATCGAGACTTTTGCCTCCATCTCTGGTGCACATTTCAACCCTGCTGTCACCATCGCTCTCCTCGTCTCCAAGGACGTGCGGCCTCGTGTGGCCGCGTGTTACATCGCGGCCCAGTTCGCGGGAGGCTTTATCGGGCTTCTCACCGCCCACCTCATGTTCTACGATACCACGAGTACTCTCCTGGTCCTGTCGGACAACGTAAAGAGCCCGGCCACTTTCTTCTCAGAGTTCGTGGGAACCTTCATGCTGGTCGGAGTCATTATCGGATGTGTCCGTGGTGGCTCCAGCAAGACATCCCTGGCCGTGGCTTTCCTGGTCGGCGGACTGCTGGTAACGACTTCCAGTACTATGTTCGCCAACCCCATGGTTACCTTCAATCGCATGTTCACGTATGCTATCTGTGGGATCGCCCCGCAGAGCGCGGTGTTCTTCATAATCGCTGAGATCCTCGGGGCCCTAGCCGCATCACTGACCTTCTGCTACATATTCCCCTCCCGAGTCCAGGATAAATGTGACCCATATGATTGTAGGAAACCGTCCCTGATCAGGTTGCCGCCCACCAATGGGAGGACTTGA
- a CDS encoding pirin family protein, translated as MRTIAGELRTVKLVRRARPTVEGAGVNLVRAFHAQELPGLDPFLMLDDFHSNDPADYRAGFPSHPHRGMETVTYMIRGSADHQDSLGNRGTIGPGEVQWMTAGSGIIHGEMPHGDGGAMQGFQLWINLPRSKKMMRPRYQDIRREMIPIAKPSDEVEVRVIAGSFNGVEGPVRELVVPVEYLDIKIEPGGGLEHAIPEGRSAFAYVFQGRGSFSEGGGIAGSENLVVYGDGGQVRITASDQGVRFLLVSGEPIKEPIAWRGPVVMNNEDELRQAFNELEAGTFVKD; from the coding sequence ATGCGCACAATTGCTGGAGAACTAAGGACGGTAAAGCTGGTCCGCCGAGCCAGGCCCACTGTGGAGGGCGCCGGCGTTAACTTGGTGAGGGCGTTCCACGCCCAGGAGCTACCTGGACTGGACCCCTTCCTCATGCTCGATGACTTCCATTCCAACGACCCAGCCGACTACCGGGCCGGTTTTCCGTCCCACCCCCACCGGGGGATGGAGACGGTCACCTACATGATAAGGGGATCGGCGGACCACCAGGACAGCTTGGGAAACCGAGGCACCATCGGCCCGGGGGAGGTGCAGTGGATGACTGCCGGGAGCGGCATCATCCATGGGGAGATGCCCCACGGTGATGGCGGAGCGATGCAAGGGTTCCAGCTATGGATCAACCTCCCGCGGTCGAAGAAGATGATGCGGCCTCGCTACCAGGACATACGCCGGGAGATGATCCCGATAGCCAAGCCCTCCGATGAGGTCGAGGTGAGGGTCATCGCCGGCTCGTTCAACGGAGTGGAGGGCCCGGTCCGGGAGCTGGTGGTGCCGGTCGAGTACCTGGATATCAAAATCGAACCGGGCGGTGGATTGGAGCATGCCATCCCCGAAGGCCGCTCGGCGTTCGCCTATGTGTTCCAGGGACGGGGGTCGTTCAGCGAGGGCGGAGGTATAGCCGGATCGGAGAACCTGGTGGTCTACGGCGACGGGGGGCAGGTCCGGATCACCGCCTCCGACCAGGGGGTCCGTTTCCTCCTGGTGTCGGGTGAGCCGATCAAGGAGCCCATCGCCTGGAGGGGGCCGGTGGTCATGAACAACGAGGATGAGCTGCGGCAGGCGTTCAACGAACTGGAGGCAGGTACCTTCGTCAAGGACTGA
- a CDS encoding GyrI-like domain-containing protein has product MIEVKVMMTMPQAAIAIREKVKTDEIPQAFGRMFQELAPVLQKEVRCVGPPFAYYHSWSEEGTDMEVGFPIAGEGITKGRIQPFQLPAVQAATAVHIGPYDKLMESYNAVLEWMKANGRKPASYMWEEYLNSPDEVPPEKLMTRLVWPLE; this is encoded by the coding sequence ATGATCGAGGTCAAGGTGATGATGACGATGCCTCAAGCGGCCATCGCCATCCGGGAGAAGGTGAAGACAGATGAGATACCGCAGGCGTTCGGGAGGATGTTTCAGGAGCTAGCGCCGGTCCTGCAGAAAGAGGTGCGGTGCGTCGGACCGCCGTTCGCCTACTACCATTCGTGGTCGGAAGAGGGAACGGACATGGAGGTCGGGTTCCCCATAGCCGGGGAGGGCATTACCAAGGGGCGCATACAGCCGTTCCAGCTGCCGGCGGTCCAGGCGGCGACGGCCGTGCACATCGGCCCATATGATAAGCTGATGGAATCGTACAACGCGGTCCTGGAGTGGATGAAGGCCAACGGCAGGAAGCCAGCGAGCTACATGTGGGAGGAATATCTCAACAGCCCGGACGAGGTACCGCCGGAGAAGTTGATGACCAGGCTCGTCTGGCCGTTGGAGTAA
- a CDS encoding peroxiredoxin has translation MSKNLKVGTAAPVFTLRDQNGKEIDVGALIGRKALVVYFYPKDFTAGCTMEAHEFREMHEQFLKNGAEVIGISADPVESHKKFAEEHDLPFTLLSDPEDKVRDMYGAWGAARTPGRVTYLIDKQGIIRMVFSSQMQPRKHISEALRVLREINEQTVLDR, from the coding sequence ATGTCGAAGAACCTTAAGGTCGGGACCGCCGCCCCGGTGTTCACCCTCCGGGACCAGAACGGAAAGGAAATCGACGTCGGAGCACTGATCGGCAGGAAGGCCCTGGTGGTGTACTTCTATCCCAAGGACTTCACCGCCGGCTGCACCATGGAAGCCCATGAGTTCCGAGAGATGCACGAGCAGTTCCTGAAGAACGGAGCGGAGGTCATCGGGATCTCCGCGGACCCGGTGGAGTCGCATAAGAAGTTCGCCGAGGAGCATGATCTGCCCTTCACCCTGCTCAGCGATCCCGAGGACAAAGTAAGGGATATGTATGGGGCGTGGGGGGCTGCTAGAACGCCCGGCCGGGTCACTTACCTGATCGACAAGCAGGGCATCATCCGGATGGTTTTTTCGTCCCAGATGCAGCCCCGGAAGCACATCTCCGAGGCCCTCAGGGTCCTTCGTGAGATCAACGAACAAACGGTCCTCGATCGCTAG